The genomic segment TCGGTCTCGACTCAGACAGACAAGAACCGACTCCGGTTTCTGGGATGAGATCGAGTCGCCTCGCCACGAGGAGACGTACATAGACGCTGGCTCTGAGACACAGATACACGGCACTCTCGACAAGGTAGTCTCCGTCGACGGCAGCCTCAGACCCTCAGTCGTAAAGACCGGCACACCTCCCAGAAACGGTGTCTGGGAGCCACAGAGGGTCGAAGCCACAGCCGCGGCACGTCTCGTAGAGTCGGAGTTCGGGCAAGACGTCGGGACTGCGTACGTCGAGTATCCGAGACACGGGGTAGTGCGCGAGACGACCGTCAGCCGGCGTTACGAGAGACGTCTCGACTCGGTCTTAGACAGTCTCAGAGAGGCAGTCGACGGAGAGGCTCCTTCGAAGACCTCGAACACCAACCGATGCGAGCCCTGTGACTACTCGTCGAAATGTTCGCGTAAGACCTCTCTCCTATCACGTCTCAGGTCGAAGCTGCCTTCCGTTTAGACATTCGACTCTATCCAGTCCTCGACTTCGTCACACATCGCCCCCTCACGTACTATCCCCCAGTCGCGCGTGTCGACGACAGTGCTTCCGAGTTCGTACTTCGCCCTACCTCCGTCGACTGCGGCGTCGACTCTTTCGAGAATCCTCGGGTCGACGTCCTCAAAGCCGGCTGCCGAGGGCTCCCCCGATATGTTCGCGCTCGTGCTGGTTATAGGACCGAACTCGTCTACTATTTCGAGCGCGACGTCGTGGTCAGGTATCCTTATGCCGACGACCTCGGAGCCCGCTGTGACAACGTCCGGTATTGTGTCGGTCTTCGGAACCAGAACTGTCACAGGTCCCGGGAGGAGATCCTCGATCATACTCACCGCGCCGTCGCTCGGAGTCGTGTACTC from the Candidatus Afararchaeum irisae genome contains:
- a CDS encoding Dna2/Cas4 domain-containing protein — translated: MPTKDRFSLSEIRQAAYCPRQFYFDLRLDSHDDLTLSPVYFVLKEIAYRYGDFIEDPRRATEKAVDLAEYDYGAEIPSDILDSEGIDVEEVRSRLRQTRTDSGFWDEIESPRHEETYIDAGSETQIHGTLDKVVSVDGSLRPSVVKTGTPPRNGVWEPQRVEATAAARLVESEFGQDVGTAYVEYPRHGVVRETTVSRRYERRLDSVLDSLREAVDGEAPSKTSNTNRCEPCDYSSKCSRKTSLLSRLRSKLPSV
- a CDS encoding L-threonylcarbamoyladenylate synthase; translation: MSGTEEAVEVLRDGGVVLYPTETVYGLGADALSSDAVERVFEIKERRRSKPVSVAFGDTETVREYTTPSDGAVSMIEDLLPGPVTVLVPKTDTIPDVVTAGSEVVGIRIPDHDVALEIVDEFGPITSTSANISGEPSAAGFEDVDPRILERVDAAVDGGRAKYELGSTVVDTRDWGIVREGAMCDEVEDWIESNV